The nucleotide sequence TAAAGGGGTGGGGTGGAACGTATGGGCATTTAGCGACGTAGCACATGTCGCACAGGTAACATTGGTCGACCACTTTCTTGTAGTCGGCTTTGTCGACGCCATCAACCTCGAGAGTCTCACTCTCGTCAATGAGGTCGAACAGCGTGGGGAAGCTGTCGCATAGGCTGACGCATCGGCGACAACCGTGACAGACATCAAACACGCGCTCTAATTCTTGGTTCAATGCTGCTTTGTCGTAGTAGGACTCTTCTCGCCACTTAAGCGGGTAACGAGTGGGTGCCTCTAAGTTGCCTTCTTTTGGGGGCGTGGGCATGGTCTGGACTCCGGTTTAAACAGACGCGCGCCCAACGCAGGCGCGCGCTGATCGACTTAGGCTTCTGCTTCTTCTTTGTAAGCGTCCAGAGTTTTCTGGAATTTGTTCGCGTGGCTGCGCTCGGCCTTTGCCAAGGTTTCAAACCAATCCGCGATTTCGTCGAACCCTTCATCGCGTGCGGCTTTTGCCATGCCTGGGTACATGTCCGTGTACTCATGAGTCTCACCGGCGATGGCAGACTCCAGCGCTTCTGCAACGTTACCTGCCGCCAGGCCGGTTTCCGGGTCGCCCGAACCCCCGTTGATTAGGTACTCCATGTGTCCATGGGCATGACCGGTTTCACCTTCGGCCGTGTTACGAAACACATTGGCTACCTCAGGTGCACCTTCGATGTCTGCCATGTTTGCGAAATACAGATACCGGCGGTTTGCCTTGGATTCGCCGGCGAACGCGGCCTTCAAGCTTTCTTCCGTTTTTGTTCCTTTCAGATCCATTATTTTTCTCCAACCTAGTGGGTGTTTTGGATTTCTGTGGGCACTGCCCACTCTTCGATAGTAGGGACGTAAGAAAAAAACGGAAGCCTGCAACGGGCGATTAAGTCAATAGCTCAACGCTATCGCCATGTGTCAGTTTGCAATTGTTCGCTGAATTCGGATCCTAAATTGGGAGGTAACCTGCCACCCAGCAAAGAGTGTTCGAGTGAGAAAGCGGCGTTCGTCTAGTCGAGAGTTCAAACGCGAAGTGGTGTCCATGGTTGTCGATCAGGGGTTTAGTGCCGGTGGCGTTGTAATACCCCCATTTGGAACGTGGCGTTTGACTCAAGCCTCAGCGGCACTTGAGTCGCCACCTTTTGGAGTATCGATCAA is from Litorivicinus lipolyticus and encodes:
- a CDS encoding rubrerythrin family protein, which produces MDLKGTKTEESLKAAFAGESKANRRYLYFANMADIEGAPEVANVFRNTAEGETGHAHGHMEYLINGGSGDPETGLAAGNVAEALESAIAGETHEYTDMYPGMAKAARDEGFDEIADWFETLAKAERSHANKFQKTLDAYKEEAEA